The Rhodobacter sp. CZR27 genome includes a window with the following:
- the tsf gene encoding translation elongation factor Ts, with protein sequence MAITAQMVKELRESTGAGMMDAKKALTETDGDMEAAVDWLRTKGLAKAAKKAGRTAAEGLVGVAVSGGTGVAVEVNSETDFVAKNADFQSMVAGFTKAALATDDIDALKAASLNGKTVEMTLQETIAVVGENMTLRRMAKVSGDSVAAYVHNAAADGLGKIGVLVAVKGTDNGIAKQIAMHIAATSPMALSEADLDPAVVERERSVQTQKALEENAASAKPKPAQVIENNIIPGRMKKFLEENTLLGQKFVINPDLTVAEAAKQAGVEITGFVRMAVGEGIEKEKEDFAAEVAKTLAG encoded by the coding sequence ATGGCAATCACCGCCCAGATGGTGAAGGAACTGCGCGAATCCACCGGCGCAGGCATGATGGACGCCAAGAAGGCGCTGACCGAAACGGACGGCGACATGGAAGCCGCGGTCGACTGGCTGCGCACCAAGGGCCTCGCGAAGGCGGCGAAGAAGGCCGGCCGCACCGCGGCCGAGGGCCTCGTGGGCGTCGCCGTCTCGGGCGGCACCGGCGTCGCGGTCGAGGTGAACTCGGAAACCGACTTCGTGGCCAAGAACGCCGACTTCCAGTCGATGGTGGCGGGCTTCACCAAGGCGGCTCTGGCGACTGACGACATCGACGCGCTGAAGGCCGCGTCGCTGAACGGCAAGACCGTCGAGATGACGCTGCAGGAAACCATCGCCGTCGTCGGCGAGAACATGACGCTGCGCCGGATGGCCAAGGTCTCGGGCGATTCGGTCGCGGCCTATGTCCACAACGCCGCCGCCGACGGTCTGGGCAAGATCGGCGTGCTGGTGGCCGTGAAGGGCACCGACAACGGCATCGCCAAGCAGATCGCCATGCACATCGCCGCGACCTCGCCGATGGCGCTGTCGGAAGCGGACCTGGACCCGGCCGTGGTCGAGCGTGAGCGCAGCGTGCAGACCCAGAAGGCGCTGGAAGAGAACGCCGCCTCGGCCAAGCCGAAGCCCGCGCAGGTGATCGAGAACAACATCATCCCCGGCCGGATGAAGAAGTTCCTCGAAGAGAACACGCTGCTCGGCCAGAAGTTCGTGATCAACCCGGACCTGACCGTGGCGGAAGCCGCGAAGCAGGCCGGTGTCGAGATCACCGGCTTCGTCCGCATGGCGGTGGGCGAAGGCATCGAGAAAGAGAAAGAGGATTTCGCCGCCGAAGTGGCGAAGACCCTCGCCGGCTGA
- the rpsB gene encoding 30S ribosomal protein S2, with product MDMALPEFSMRQLLEAGVHYGHQTARWNPKMAEFIYGERNGIHIVDLTQTVPMLDQALKVVRDTVAKGGRILFVGTKRQAQKPIAEAAEKCAQHYMNHRWLGGTLTNWKTVSQSIQRLKNLDELLAHGAEGLTKKERLNMEREQQKLQASLGGIREMGGTPDLIFIIDVGKEDLAILEAQKLGIPVVAVVDTNNSPKGVDYVIPGNDDAARAIALYCDLVSRAALDGMSAQMGAAGIDLGALDVAPEEESLGA from the coding sequence ATGGACATGGCGCTCCCCGAGTTTTCCATGCGTCAGCTGCTTGAAGCTGGCGTTCACTACGGCCACCAGACCGCCCGCTGGAACCCGAAGATGGCAGAGTTCATCTACGGCGAACGCAACGGCATCCACATCGTCGACCTGACCCAGACCGTGCCGATGCTCGACCAGGCGCTCAAGGTCGTGCGCGACACCGTGGCGAAGGGCGGCCGCATCCTCTTCGTCGGCACCAAGCGTCAGGCCCAGAAGCCGATAGCCGAAGCCGCCGAGAAATGCGCGCAGCACTACATGAACCACCGCTGGCTGGGCGGCACGCTCACCAACTGGAAGACCGTCTCGCAGTCGATCCAGCGCCTGAAGAACCTGGACGAGCTGCTCGCCCACGGCGCGGAAGGCCTGACCAAGAAAGAGCGGCTGAACATGGAGCGCGAGCAGCAGAAGCTGCAGGCCTCGCTGGGCGGCATCCGCGAGATGGGCGGCACCCCGGACCTGATCTTCATCATCGACGTGGGCAAGGAAGACCTCGCGATCCTCGAAGCCCAGAAGCTGGGCATCCCGGTCGTGGCCGTGGTCGACACCAACAACTCGCCGAAGGGCGTGGACTACGTGATCCCGGGCAACGACGACGCCGCCCGCGCGATCGCGCTCTATTGCGACCTCGTCTCGCGCGCCGCCCTTGACGGGATGAGCGCCCAGATGGGTGCCGCCGGCATCGACCTCGGCGCGCTCGACGTGGCGCCCGAGGAAGAGTCGCTCGGCGCCTGA
- a CDS encoding PfkB family carbohydrate kinase, which yields MSLPDILCIGAVHWDVIGRAARALPVGADVPGEIGRRPGGVALNIARALARQGCAVGLLSSVGTDAEGTELVAACEALGLDTRFLHRGAMTDIYLALESQGVLVGAVADGRALEAAGRAILDPLADGRLGRDGAPWASTAVIDANLAPDAIDALADLPLLSRARLRLVPASPAKAARLVPLMRHPQAVLHLNRAEAEAICGSRLATARAAAEALLALGCARVVVTDGPCPAADGCREAGVLEALPPAVPLRRITGAGDAFLAAHLAAEWQGVPRPIALQAALAAAATHVSGDDSP from the coding sequence ATGAGCCTGCCCGACATCCTCTGCATCGGCGCCGTGCACTGGGACGTGATCGGCCGAGCGGCCCGGGCGCTTCCGGTAGGCGCCGACGTGCCGGGCGAGATCGGCCGCCGGCCAGGGGGCGTCGCGCTCAACATCGCGCGGGCGCTGGCGCGGCAGGGTTGCGCCGTCGGCCTTCTGTCCTCGGTCGGCACGGACGCCGAGGGCACGGAGCTGGTGGCGGCCTGCGAGGCGCTCGGCCTCGACACGCGCTTCCTGCATCGCGGGGCGATGACCGACATCTATCTGGCGCTGGAGTCGCAGGGCGTGCTGGTCGGCGCCGTGGCGGATGGCCGGGCGCTGGAGGCCGCGGGCCGCGCGATCCTCGATCCGCTGGCCGATGGCAGGCTCGGCCGGGACGGGGCGCCCTGGGCCAGCACGGCGGTCATCGACGCCAACCTTGCCCCCGATGCGATTGATGCGCTGGCCGACCTGCCGCTGCTGTCGCGGGCGCGGCTGCGGCTGGTCCCGGCGAGTCCCGCCAAGGCGGCGCGCCTCGTGCCGCTGATGCGGCACCCGCAGGCGGTGCTGCACCTGAACCGCGCCGAGGCCGAGGCGATCTGCGGATCGCGTCTTGCGACGGCGCGCGCCGCGGCCGAGGCGCTGCTTGCCCTGGGCTGCGCCCGCGTCGTGGTGACCGACGGGCCCTGCCCCGCAGCCGATGGCTGCCGCGAGGCGGGCGTGCTGGAAGCCCTGCCGCCCGCCGTCCCGCTGCGCCGGATCACCGGTGCCGGCGACGCCTTCCTTGCCGCCCACCTCGCCGCCGAATGGCAGGGGGTCCCGCGCCCGATTGCCCTTCAGGCCGCGCTTGCCGCCGCGGCCACCCATGTTTCAGGAGACGACAGCCCATGA
- a CDS encoding pseudouridine-5'-phosphate glycosidase, whose translation MTAPLALHPEVQEAIAARRPVVALESTIITHGMPYPENVRTARAVEAEVRRAGAIPATIAVMDGRIRVGLEEAGIERLARAEHVMKLSRADLAVCLATGALGSTTVAATMIAARLAGIEVFATGGIGGVHRGADQSFDISADLQELAQTRVTVVSAGAKAILDLPKTLEVLETLGVPVIAVGQDELPAFWSRRSGLRAPLRLDAPEEIAAAHLMRARLGLPGGQLVANPIPAEAEIPLEEIEAVVARSIATAEAQGVAAKAVTPFLLDLIFDLTEGRSLTANTALVLANARLAAAIAKAIVAG comes from the coding sequence ATGACCGCACCGCTTGCCCTGCATCCCGAGGTCCAGGAGGCGATCGCCGCGCGCCGGCCCGTCGTCGCGCTGGAATCGACCATCATCACCCACGGCATGCCCTACCCCGAGAACGTCCGCACCGCCCGCGCGGTCGAGGCCGAGGTGCGCCGGGCCGGGGCTATTCCCGCGACCATCGCCGTGATGGACGGGCGCATCCGCGTGGGTCTCGAGGAAGCCGGGATCGAGCGTCTCGCCCGCGCCGAGCATGTGATGAAGCTGTCGCGCGCCGATCTGGCGGTATGCCTTGCCACCGGCGCGCTCGGCTCGACCACGGTTGCCGCCACGATGATCGCCGCGCGGCTCGCGGGCATCGAGGTCTTCGCCACCGGGGGGATCGGCGGCGTGCACCGCGGGGCGGACCAGAGCTTCGACATCTCGGCCGATCTTCAGGAACTGGCGCAGACGCGGGTCACCGTGGTCTCTGCGGGCGCCAAGGCCATCCTCGACCTGCCGAAGACGCTCGAGGTGCTGGAGACGCTGGGCGTGCCGGTGATCGCGGTGGGCCAGGACGAGCTGCCGGCCTTCTGGTCGCGCCGGTCGGGGCTGAGGGCCCCGCTGCGGCTCGACGCGCCGGAAGAGATCGCCGCCGCCCACCTGATGCGCGCGCGGCTTGGCCTGCCGGGCGGGCAGCTCGTGGCCAACCCGATCCCCGCCGAGGCCGAGATCCCGCTGGAGGAGATCGAAGCAGTGGTCGCCCGCTCCATCGCCACAGCCGAGGCGCAGGGCGTGGCCGCCAAGGCCGTCACGCCCTTCCTGCTCGACCTGATCTTCGACCTGACGGAAGGCCGCTCGCTGACCGCCAACACCGCGCTGGTGCTTGCGAACGCCCGCCTCGCCGCGGCGATCGCGAAAGCCATCGTGGCAGGCTGA
- a CDS encoding 3-hydroxybutyrate dehydrogenase: MVLKGRTAIVTGSNSGIGLGCAEELARAGADVVINSFTDRDEDHALAERIGRDFGVTVRYIAADMSKAEDCRALVEKAGGCDILVNNAGIQHVSPIEDFPVEKWNAIIAINLTSAFHTTAAALPGMRAKGWGRIVNIASAHGLTASPYKSAYVAAKHGVVGFTKVTALETAGKGITCNAICPGYVLTPLVEAQIPDQMKTHGMDRETVIREVMLERQPSRQFATTGQIGGTVVFLCSDAAEQITGTTISVDGGWTAL, translated from the coding sequence ATGGTGCTGAAGGGCAGGACGGCGATCGTCACCGGCTCGAACTCGGGAATCGGGCTGGGCTGCGCGGAGGAGCTGGCGCGCGCCGGGGCGGATGTGGTGATCAACTCCTTCACCGACCGGGACGAGGATCACGCGCTGGCCGAGCGGATCGGCCGCGACTTCGGGGTGACCGTCCGCTACATCGCCGCCGACATGTCGAAGGCCGAGGACTGCCGCGCACTGGTCGAGAAGGCGGGCGGCTGCGACATCCTGGTGAACAACGCGGGCATCCAGCACGTCTCGCCGATCGAGGATTTTCCGGTCGAGAAGTGGAACGCGATCATCGCGATCAACCTGACCTCGGCCTTCCACACCACGGCCGCGGCGCTGCCGGGGATGCGGGCGAAGGGCTGGGGCCGGATCGTCAACATCGCCTCTGCGCACGGCCTGACCGCCAGCCCCTACAAGTCGGCCTATGTCGCGGCCAAGCATGGCGTCGTGGGCTTCACCAAGGTCACCGCGCTGGAAACCGCCGGCAAGGGCATCACCTGCAACGCGATCTGCCCGGGCTATGTGCTGACCCCGCTGGTCGAGGCGCAGATCCCCGACCAGATGAAGACCCACGGCATGGACCGCGAGACCGTGATCCGCGAGGTCATGCTGGAGCGTCAGCCTTCGCGGCAGTTCGCGACCACGGGCCAGATCGGCGGCACGGTGGTGTTCCTCTGCTCGGACGCGGCCGAGCAGATCACCGGCACCACGATCTCGGTCGACGGGGGCTGGACGGCTCTTTGA
- a CDS encoding extracellular solute-binding protein: MIHRIRPLLRLLLIPASLAVMAGPATAAPQHGIAMYGEPKLPPDFVSLPYVNPDAPKGGRIVLGETGGFDSLNPYIVKGRAAASLGPMTVESLMGRSIDEPFTLYGLLAESVETDAGRTWVEFTLREGARFSDGSPVTVADVLWSFETLGTRGMPRYWVAWKKIAKAEQTGPRSVRFTFNTEDRELPLVLGLRPILKKAQWEGRDFAASGFEAPIGSGPYVVESFEPGRVIRYRRNPDWWGKDLPFNRGQHNFDEVVIEYFGDGGVAFEAFKSGTLTSFREANPAKWAVNYDFPAVRSGEIVRSEIPHGRPSGMEGLVMNIRRPIFADWRVREAMIRAFNFELVNTTLTGGAEPRIRSYFSNSDLGMEPGKPAEGRERALLAPFAAELLPGTLEGYALPVSDGSESNRKGLRAAAKLLAEAGWQVEDGVLKDGKGQPFAFEILLQQGSDTMLSAANIYRQALARLGISVRITTVDPAQFKQRVDGQDFDMTHFIRSLTLSPGNEQLLYWSAEGKDVPGSRNLMGMDSPAAEAMIRHMLATSDPEEFRASVRALDRILTAGRYVVPIWYSDVSRLAHDRHLRYPAKLPIYGDWPGFLPDVWWHED; the protein is encoded by the coding sequence ATGATACATCGAATCCGGCCGCTTCTGCGCCTGCTCCTCATCCCTGCAAGCCTTGCCGTCATGGCCGGCCCGGCCACGGCCGCGCCGCAGCACGGCATAGCTATGTATGGCGAACCGAAGCTTCCACCGGATTTTGTGTCTCTGCCATACGTCAATCCGGATGCACCCAAAGGCGGGCGGATCGTGCTGGGCGAGACCGGCGGCTTCGATTCGCTCAACCCCTATATCGTGAAGGGCCGGGCGGCGGCCTCGCTGGGACCGATGACGGTCGAATCCCTGATGGGGCGCTCGATCGACGAGCCCTTCACCCTCTACGGCCTGCTTGCCGAATCGGTCGAGACCGACGCGGGGCGCACATGGGTCGAGTTCACGCTGCGCGAGGGCGCCCGATTCTCGGACGGCTCGCCCGTCACGGTCGCGGACGTGCTGTGGTCCTTCGAGACGCTCGGCACCAGGGGCATGCCGCGCTACTGGGTGGCGTGGAAGAAGATCGCGAAGGCCGAGCAGACCGGGCCGCGCTCCGTCCGCTTCACCTTCAACACCGAGGACCGCGAACTGCCCCTCGTGCTGGGCCTGCGGCCGATCCTGAAGAAGGCGCAGTGGGAGGGGCGCGATTTCGCGGCCTCCGGCTTCGAGGCGCCGATCGGCTCGGGTCCCTATGTGGTCGAAAGCTTCGAGCCGGGCCGGGTGATCCGCTACCGCCGCAATCCCGACTGGTGGGGCAAGGATCTGCCCTTCAACCGCGGCCAGCACAATTTCGACGAGGTGGTGATCGAATACTTCGGCGACGGCGGAGTGGCGTTCGAGGCGTTCAAGTCCGGCACGCTCACCAGCTTCCGCGAGGCCAATCCGGCGAAATGGGCGGTGAACTACGACTTCCCCGCCGTGCGCTCGGGCGAGATCGTCCGGTCCGAGATCCCGCATGGCCGCCCCTCGGGGATGGAGGGGCTGGTGATGAACATCCGCCGGCCGATCTTCGCCGACTGGCGCGTGCGCGAGGCGATGATCCGCGCCTTCAACTTCGAGCTGGTCAACACCACTCTGACCGGCGGGGCCGAGCCGCGGATCCGCTCCTATTTCTCGAACTCCGACCTCGGGATGGAGCCGGGCAAGCCGGCCGAGGGGCGCGAGCGCGCCCTGCTCGCCCCCTTCGCGGCAGAGCTTCTGCCCGGCACGCTGGAAGGCTATGCCCTGCCCGTCTCCGACGGCTCCGAGTCCAACCGCAAGGGGCTGCGGGCGGCGGCGAAGCTGCTCGCCGAGGCAGGGTGGCAGGTCGAGGACGGCGTGCTGAAGGACGGCAAGGGCCAGCCCTTCGCCTTCGAGATCCTGTTGCAGCAGGGCTCGGACACCATGCTCTCGGCCGCCAACATCTACCGGCAGGCGCTGGCGCGGCTGGGGATCTCGGTGCGGATCACCACGGTGGATCCGGCGCAGTTCAAGCAGCGGGTGGACGGGCAGGACTTCGACATGACCCATTTCATCCGCTCGCTCACCCTGTCGCCGGGGAACGAGCAGCTGCTCTACTGGTCGGCCGAGGGCAAGGACGTGCCGGGCTCGCGCAACCTGATGGGGATGGACAGTCCGGCGGCCGAAGCGATGATCCGGCACATGCTCGCGACCTCGGACCCGGAGGAGTTCCGGGCCTCGGTGCGGGCGCTGGACCGCATCCTTACGGCGGGTCGCTATGTTGTTCCGATCTGGTATTCCGACGTCTCGCGGCTGGCGCATGACAGGCACCTGCGCTATCCGGCGAAACTGCCCATCTATGGCGACTGGCCGGGCTTCCTGCCGGACGTCTGGTGGCACGAGGACTGA
- a CDS encoding entericidin, whose protein sequence is MKKLMVLAALAAALQGCNTVAGVGQDITGGANRVGNWVLGPGY, encoded by the coding sequence ATGAAGAAGCTGATGGTTCTGGCGGCCCTCGCGGCCGCCCTTCAGGGCTGCAACACGGTGGCCGGCGTGGGTCAGGACATCACCGGCGGCGCGAACCGCGTCGGGAACTGGGTGCTCGGGCCGGGATACTGA
- a CDS encoding efflux RND transporter permease subunit: protein MNFSAWSIRNPVAPILGFVLLVVLGWQSFNSLPITRFPNIDVPLVAVVVNQSGAAPAEMETQVTKEIEDAVAGITGVKNITSTVVDGRSTTAVEFRMEVPTDKAVQDTKDAIDQIRGDLPGDIEAPIVSRIDVEGQAIMNFAVSSPDMTIEELSWFVDDTVTRALQGKPGIGRVDRYGGAEREIRVELDPVKLASYGITAPQVNVQVRATNANLGSGRSQLGQGEQAIRTLGDASTVERLAQTTIALPSGRHVRLADLGEVVDTYEELRSFSRHNDEPVVTFAVFRAKGASEVSVAETVNAVLADLAAKHPEVRAELVDDTVFYTYGNYEAALHTLLEGALLATLVVLAFLKNWRATFIAAVALPLSAVPTFWIMDLLGFSLNLVSFLAITLATGILVDDAIVEIENIARHIRMGKTPYRAAIDAADEIGMAVIATSLTIVAVFVPVSFMPGIPGQYFEQFGLTVAISVLFSLLVARLITPMMSAYLMRPKDADEHPQEDGFIMRSYLGLVRRTLKMRYLTLLAAIGVLAISMFFMLRIPGSFIPPEDVSRIPLSVELAPGSSLDDTDAATRKMAALIRDVNGVKDVFVLGGASPTGERDIRRASVTILLDKLDHRLSYRISSLMQRLPGIGPFLPGLEPKGRVRPQNEIEAEIFRLLSAVPDLRAFKLNDRGERDLSFSILSSSEADLNLAVARLEAAMRGDPLLDDVASEGALPRPELQITPREKEAARLGVTTRQIAEIVRVATIGDIDASLAKLSIDDRLIPVRVQIAPTARGDLARLASLKVTTASGAQVPLSAVADIRIAEGPSVVDRLNRERRATIGANLPVGVALGTASARFKEITESVELPPTVRIAEAGDAEIQQELLQSFGRAMILGLMLVLTVLILLFRSVLQPFTILFSLPLAIGGVAAALILTGSALSMPVLIGILMLMGIVTKNAILLVDFAVEMRARGMDRFTAIMEAGHKRARPIVMTSIAMSAGMLPSALGVGEGGPFRAPMATAVIGGIIVSTVLSLVVVPSFFLIMDDLSRLLARIFSGIATARDAEPEEPSAEELAARLAAREAEFGALEERVARLEKSPPPRIFVAQ from the coding sequence ATGAACTTCTCCGCCTGGTCGATCCGCAACCCCGTCGCCCCGATCCTCGGCTTCGTGCTGCTCGTGGTGCTGGGCTGGCAGTCCTTCAACTCGCTGCCGATCACCCGCTTCCCGAACATCGACGTGCCGCTGGTGGCGGTGGTGGTCAACCAGTCCGGCGCCGCGCCGGCCGAGATGGAGACCCAGGTCACCAAGGAGATCGAGGATGCCGTTGCCGGCATCACCGGGGTGAAGAACATCACCTCGACCGTGGTGGACGGCCGCTCCACCACCGCGGTCGAGTTCCGCATGGAGGTGCCGACCGACAAGGCGGTGCAGGACACCAAGGACGCCATCGACCAGATCCGCGGCGACCTGCCGGGCGACATCGAGGCGCCGATCGTCAGCCGCATCGACGTCGAGGGGCAGGCGATCATGAATTTCGCGGTCTCCTCGCCCGACATGACGATCGAGGAGCTGTCGTGGTTCGTCGACGACACCGTGACCCGCGCCTTGCAGGGCAAGCCCGGCATCGGCCGCGTCGACCGCTACGGCGGCGCCGAGCGCGAGATCCGGGTGGAACTCGATCCGGTGAAGCTTGCAAGCTATGGCATCACCGCGCCGCAGGTGAACGTGCAGGTGCGCGCCACGAACGCAAACCTCGGCTCGGGCCGGTCGCAGCTGGGGCAGGGCGAGCAGGCGATCCGCACGCTGGGCGACGCCTCGACCGTGGAGCGCCTGGCCCAGACCACCATCGCGCTGCCGTCGGGCCGGCATGTCCGGCTGGCGGATCTGGGCGAGGTCGTGGACACCTACGAGGAACTGCGCTCGTTCTCGCGCCACAACGACGAGCCGGTGGTGACCTTCGCCGTGTTCCGCGCCAAGGGGGCGAGCGAGGTTTCGGTGGCGGAAACCGTGAACGCCGTCCTCGCCGACCTTGCAGCCAAGCACCCGGAGGTGCGGGCGGAACTGGTCGATGACACGGTGTTCTACACCTACGGCAACTACGAGGCGGCGCTTCATACCCTGCTGGAAGGCGCGCTGCTGGCGACGCTGGTGGTGCTCGCGTTCCTGAAGAACTGGCGTGCGACCTTCATCGCGGCGGTGGCGCTGCCGCTCTCGGCGGTGCCTACGTTCTGGATCATGGACCTGCTGGGCTTCTCGCTGAACCTTGTCAGCTTCCTCGCCATCACGCTCGCCACCGGCATCCTCGTGGACGACGCCATCGTCGAGATCGAGAACATCGCCCGCCACATCCGAATGGGCAAGACGCCCTACCGCGCCGCCATCGATGCAGCGGACGAGATCGGCATGGCGGTGATCGCGACCTCGCTCACCATCGTGGCGGTCTTTGTGCCGGTCTCGTTCATGCCGGGCATCCCGGGGCAGTATTTCGAGCAGTTCGGCCTGACCGTCGCCATCTCGGTGCTCTTCTCGCTGCTGGTCGCACGGCTCATCACGCCGATGATGTCGGCCTATCTCATGCGGCCCAAGGATGCCGACGAGCACCCGCAAGAGGATGGCTTCATCATGCGCAGCTACCTCGGCCTCGTGCGGCGCACGCTGAAGATGCGCTACCTGACACTGCTGGCGGCCATCGGCGTTCTGGCGATCTCGATGTTCTTCATGCTCCGCATCCCCGGCAGCTTCATCCCGCCCGAGGACGTGAGCCGCATCCCGCTGAGCGTGGAACTCGCGCCCGGCTCGTCGCTCGACGACACCGATGCCGCGACCCGCAAGATGGCGGCGCTGATCCGGGACGTGAATGGGGTCAAGGACGTCTTCGTGCTCGGCGGCGCCTCGCCCACCGGCGAGCGCGACATCCGCCGCGCGAGTGTGACGATCCTGCTCGACAAGCTCGACCATCGCCTCAGCTACCGCATCTCGAGCCTGATGCAGCGCCTGCCCGGGATCGGGCCGTTCCTTCCGGGGCTGGAGCCGAAGGGCCGCGTCCGGCCGCAGAACGAGATCGAGGCCGAGATCTTCCGCCTTCTTTCCGCGGTGCCCGACCTGCGCGCCTTCAAGCTGAACGACCGCGGCGAGCGCGACCTGTCGTTCTCGATCCTGTCCTCGAGCGAGGCCGACCTGAACCTTGCCGTGGCGCGGCTCGAGGCGGCGATGCGGGGCGATCCGCTGCTGGACGATGTGGCCTCGGAAGGCGCGCTGCCGCGGCCCGAGCTTCAGATCACGCCGCGCGAGAAGGAAGCGGCGCGGCTTGGCGTCACGACGCGCCAGATCGCCGAGATCGTCCGCGTGGCCACCATCGGCGATATCGACGCGAGCCTTGCCAAGCTCTCCATTGATGACCGGCTGATCCCGGTCCGGGTGCAGATCGCGCCCACGGCGCGTGGCGATCTTGCCCGGCTTGCCTCGCTCAAGGTCACGACCGCTTCGGGCGCTCAGGTGCCGCTGTCGGCGGTGGCCGATATCCGCATCGCGGAAGGCCCCAGCGTGGTGGACCGGCTGAACCGCGAACGCCGTGCGACCATCGGGGCGAACCTGCCGGTGGGTGTGGCGCTGGGGACCGCCTCGGCCCGCTTCAAGGAGATCACCGAGAGCGTGGAGCTTCCGCCCACAGTCCGCATCGCCGAGGCGGGCGATGCCGAGATCCAGCAGGAGCTGCTGCAAAGCTTCGGCCGTGCGATGATCCTGGGCCTGATGCTGGTGCTGACGGTGCTGATCCTGCTGTTCCGCTCGGTGCTGCAGCCCTTCACCATCCTGTTCTCGCTGCCCTTGGCCATTGGCGGGGTAGCGGCGGCGCTGATCCTGACCGGATCGGCGCTGTCGATGCCGGTGCTGATCGGCATCCTGATGCTGATGGGGATCGTCACGAAGAACGCGATCCTGCTGGTGGATTTCGCGGTCGAGATGCGGGCGCGCGGGATGGACCGCTTCACCGCGATCATGGAAGCCGGTCACAAGCGCGCGCGGCCGATCGTCATGACCTCGATCGCCATGTCTGCGGGGATGCTGCCCTCGGCGCTGGGGGTGGGCGAGGGCGGGCCGTTCCGCGCGCCGATGGCGACGGCGGTGATCGGGGGGATCATCGTCTCGACGGTCCTGAGCCTCGTCGTGGTGCCGTCGTTCTTCCTGATCATGGACGACCTCTCGCGGCTTCTGGCGCGGATCTTCAGCGGCATCGCCACCGCGCGGGATGCCGAGCCCGAGGAGCCGTCGGCCGAGGAGCTGGCGGCCCGTCTGGCCGCCCGCGAGGCCGAGTTCGGGGCGCTGGAGGAACGGGTGGCCCGGCTGGAGAAATCGCCGCCGCCCCGGATCTTCGTGGCGCAGTAG